GTTCGCCGCATGACGCGCAGACTCATGCCACCCCAAGCAGACCATGACTTCTTGGCGAAACGCAACCCGCTTCTGACCTTTTCGCAAGCCCGGTTTCCCGCTCTCACCGGACGCGGAATGCCAGCCCGACAAGGAAGGAATGCAGGATCAGGGACGCCAGGCGAGCCGTCTGATTATCTCTATCCAACGGCGGCGCAACCTCCACGATATCAAGGCTTCGCACGGACTTGTTTTCTCCCGCCAGGAGGCCGCCCATCACGAGGTCGAAGCCCGTCAGCCCGATTGGCTGAGCCGCGCTTGTCCCGGGAGCGAACGACGAGGAAACCGCATCCATGTCGAAAGTGACCAGAATATCGTGGTTTCGATAGGATGCGAGAGCGCTCCCAAAAGGCGCCGATAAACCGAGCCGGCGCAACTCGTCCAACCAGTGGATGCGCCCGCCCTGCGCCTTCACCCACTCCGTGTACTTCTTTGAATTCGCGTGTGGGTGCGCTCCAAGGCACGTGTAGCGCCCACCGAGCGCACCGCTCGGGTGTTGCAGTGCCATTCGGAAAGACGTGCCACTGGTTGGTTGACCGTCTTTGGGCTCTCGAACATCCAGGTGAGCATCCACATTCACGATTCCCAGCCGACGAACATCTTCCACGTACCCGAGAAAATGCCCATAGGTCGTTTCATGTCCTCCGCCCAGCACTACCGGCACGATGTCCATCTTCAACAGGCGGGCAACAATCGCCCCCAGGTGCTCCTGCTCTTCCTCCAGCCGTCCGTTGATCTTGATGTCGCCGATATCGACGATCTTCATCGACGACAGATCCAGATCGCGCTCTGCATCGTAGGCGTTCAGTCTGTAGAACGCTTCGCGGATGGCCTTGGGACCGAAAGCTGCCCCGACTCGGCCATGGTTGCGGGCCACGCCCTGGTCCGTGGGGAACCCCAGGATCACCGCATCCGCCCCCTGGACATCGCCCTCCGATGTCCCGGCGCGAACCACTTGGCCCATCTTCACATCTTGGACGTCATGCCCGCCGACGAAGTACGCCCCGTCCGGCGGAACCAGCCTCTCTCCCCAGAGTTTCATGTCAGCATCCTCCCCTTCTTGTAGGAGTGCATCACCAGGTTCTCACCTAACCCGTAGGGAATCGCTGCCAATGACCTGCAATTCCACACGCAGAGATCCGCTTCCAGGCCTTCCTCGATTCTCCCGAGCCGTTCATCGAGTCCGAGCGCCTTGGCTGCATTGTGCGTGACGGAGAGCATGATTTCCTCAGCCGTCATGCCCAGCATGATCGCCCCCAGGCTCATCATCAGATGCAGATTTGTGGTGTGGCTCGAGCCGGGGTTGCAGTCCGTTGAAATGGCAATAGGAACGCCGGCCGCACGCAACTTCTCGACAGGAGGCCGTTGCGTTCCAAGCGTCAGCATAGCTCCCGGCAGCAGCACGGCCACCGACCGACCCTGGCGCATGGCTTCGACGCCCGCATCATCCAGATGTTCCAGGTGATCCGCCGAAAGGGCTCCCATTTCGCCGGCCAGTTGCGCCGCCCCCGTATGCGTCAACTGCTCGGCGTGGACCTTGAAGTGGAACCCGGAATGGTGCGCTGCCTCAAAGATCCGGCGTGTTTCCTCCAATGTGAATGCTCCGCGCTCGCAGAACACATCCACAGCCATCGCCAGACCGCGTCCCTCGGCCTCCGGGATCATCTTCTCGCAAACCAGATCCACATATGCCCCGCGGTTGGACTTGAACTCGGGTGGCACTGCATGAGCACCAAGGAGCGTCGGCACGAGTTCGATCGAGGACTTTTCATCCAGGTCGCGGATGACTTCGAGAATCTTCATTTCGTCCTCAAACGTCAGGCCATACCCGCTCTTGGCTTCGATCGTCGTGACGCCCTGCTGGCGGAATTGCTCGAGGCGGGGGAGAGCGTTTTCGAAGAGCTCGCCTGCATCGGCTCGACGCGTCTCGCGCACTGTCGAAAGTATGCCGCCGCCCTGCCTCAGAATTTCCTCGTAGCTCGCCCCGGCCGCGCGGCGAACGAACTCCTCCTCGCGCGTCCCTCCCCAGACGATGTGCGTGTGGCAATCGATCAGGCCGGGAGTCAGCAAATGGCCGCCAAGATCCCGCCGCTCGGGCTTATTCAGGCGATCCTGCGGAATGGCCTCCTGCTGCCCCACCCAGGCAATGATGCCATCCTCGACAAGCACCGCCATGTCCTCCTCGACGGTCGGGTGATCCGGATTGGCCCGGAAGAGACGAGTGTTTTCAAAAAGGGTTTGCATGTTCACTATCCTGGAAGTCTCACATTCTCTATCGATGTCAAGGGACCATGACACGATATGCCCACGGTGGGCAATTGGATTCCGGATTTTGCGTTGGAACGAAACACGAGCGTATTCGGTCAGGAATTCCTTGACGGGAGAATGGCCGTCCCCCTCACATGGAAGGTTGTTCGAGGTCTCTAGTCTGCGTGCCAAGGCTCAATGAGCCCGATGCCCGCAGTCTAGGGGCCGAACCCCGAGCCAGGATTATGGTACTATGAGGACACTTCCGAAACCTATCGATCGCAGGGGATTCACCCTGATCGAACTGCTGATCGTGGTGGCGATCATCGCCATCCTAGCCGCCATCGCCGTGCCGAACTTCCTTTGTGCACAGACCCGCTCCAAGCACTCCCGCGTGCTCTCCGATCTCCGCACATTGCGGACGGGCATCGAAAGCTACGCAGTCGACTGGAACAAGCCGCCTCGCATGTCGTGGGGAACTTACATCGCTGGACTCAATAATACCCCGGGCGACAGGTACAATGGTGAGCCGATTTACCAGACGCTGGGGTATTGGTTGACCACCCCCGTATCGTACGTTTCGCGATTCGACTACCCCGATCCATTCGTGAAGGGCAAAGACGCGATTCGCGTCGACTACCACTTCTACACGTACCAGGACTACCATTCGACCGCTGTCTACGCCGCTGGAGCGTCAGGAGGTGTCATTAACATCTCTTCAAGTGCGCTTGGCCAGTTCGACAGAAACCTCGGCGCCTACTACCTGATGTCCATCGGACCGATGGCGACAGAAGTGAAGACGACAGAGCTGTTCTGGACCCAGTATGATCCCAGCAACGGCTGCGTGAGCGAAGGCTCGATCTTCGTCAGCCAGAAGCACACCGATCCTGTTGTGTATGATATGAGCGGAACCAGCATTCTGAGGTAAACTTCGCCACAATTGATCAGGATGGCAACCCGGGCGAATCGCCAAGAGCGCATTTGCCCGGGTTTTCCTTTTTGATTATGCCTACTCAAAAACCGCGTGCGGAACCGTCCGTTCGAGCGTGAAATACAGCGGAATGTCGTGCCAGCGAATCTCGACGTCTGCGCTCAGGTGACCGTTGCGCGAGGGATCGTCGGCTTTGATCTCCCACTGGGCCAGAGCGCGATTCTCCGTCTCGCTTCCTTCGAGCGTCCGATTCGCCACACCTTCGATTTGCCAATGATCCGGCGGCTGCAGCGTGATCTTGCCGATCAGGCGTGGGCTCGTGCGCAGGATAACTTCCGCGCGCGCGGTCGCCTTCGGCTCCGGTTCTTCAGAGCGCTCGATTGAAAGGTGACCCGTCAGGGCAACGAGTTGGGCCAGCGCGCGGCTGCGCGTCGGTGTGCTGACGTCGTCATCGTCCACCAGCGCCTGCACCATCTCGACGCGCATTTTCTCCATCGGCCCCAGGACCGGCTGCATGCGATCGGGAAGCGCCCGGATGCTGCGAATGTCCTTTAGCGTTTGCAGAACCATCTGGTGAGACTTGGATTCGGGCGCCTCGCGAGCCAGCACGTCTTCCGCGCGTCGATACGATGCGATGTCCGCGCGATAGCCTCGCACAAAGCCATCCGCGCGACGGCTCTGCGGAATCACCGTGACGACGGTCTTCTTTCGCAAGTCGATCTCGCCCAGCCGCACGACCGTCTCGATGGCTTCCGCGTCGTAGTACCATGTGCGAACCGGCGCCATGATCGAACCATCGTACTCGATGCGCGATCCGTCTAGCAACACGACCACCGGAAGAAAAGTTCCTGGCAGACGGATTTCGATCTCGCGTTTGTCGACAGCGCCGGAGAACTTGCCGGTCATCGGTCCGATGGAGATTTGATGGCGAGCATCCGCTTCGAAATGATGCTCGATTGGCAGTTGTGTGAATTCGCCGTTCATGTAGCTATTCGTCAGGCCGTCGTCTTCGTACAGCGTGAACTCTCCGCGGTCTCCGGGGAAGATCTTGATCGCAAGCGGCGCAGTCTTCGTCGCCTCCGAACGCATCGGTTTGCCCAATGCCAGCGGGACAATACCGCCGTCGCGGACGAAGATCGGAATCTCGTCCAGCGCCGCCGGCACGCGGAAGATGCGCGGGCCCTGGAAGATCTCGCCCGTATACCACTCGGTCCAGATGCCATCAGGAACCCAAACGATCTTCTCGGCCATTCCATTCACGTCGCGCACGGGCGAATCGATCGGCGCGACAAACATCTGATCGCCGAAGAAGTACTG
This genomic window from bacterium contains:
- a CDS encoding formimidoylglutamase, with the translated sequence MKLWGERLVPPDGAYFVGGHDVQDVKMGQVVRAGTSEGDVQGADAVILGFPTDQGVARNHGRVGAAFGPKAIREAFYRLNAYDAERDLDLSSMKIVDIGDIKINGRLEEEQEHLGAIVARLLKMDIVPVVLGGGHETTYGHFLGYVEDVRRLGIVNVDAHLDVREPKDGQPTSGTSFRMALQHPSGALGGRYTCLGAHPHANSKKYTEWVKAQGGRIHWLDELRRLGLSAPFGSALASYRNHDILVTFDMDAVSSSFAPGTSAAQPIGLTGFDLVMGGLLAGENKSVRSLDIVEVAPPLDRDNQTARLASLILHSFLVGLAFRVR
- the hutI gene encoding imidazolonepropionase, with protein sequence MQTLFENTRLFRANPDHPTVEEDMAVLVEDGIIAWVGQQEAIPQDRLNKPERRDLGGHLLTPGLIDCHTHIVWGGTREEEFVRRAAGASYEEILRQGGGILSTVRETRRADAGELFENALPRLEQFRQQGVTTIEAKSGYGLTFEDEMKILEVIRDLDEKSSIELVPTLLGAHAVPPEFKSNRGAYVDLVCEKMIPEAEGRGLAMAVDVFCERGAFTLEETRRIFEAAHHSGFHFKVHAEQLTHTGAAQLAGEMGALSADHLEHLDDAGVEAMRQGRSVAVLLPGAMLTLGTQRPPVEKLRAAGVPIAISTDCNPGSSHTTNLHLMMSLGAIMLGMTAEEIMLSVTHNAAKALGLDERLGRIEEGLEADLCVWNCRSLAAIPYGLGENLVMHSYKKGRMLT
- a CDS encoding prepilin-type N-terminal cleavage/methylation domain-containing protein, with the translated sequence MRTLPKPIDRRGFTLIELLIVVAIIAILAAIAVPNFLCAQTRSKHSRVLSDLRTLRTGIESYAVDWNKPPRMSWGTYIAGLNNTPGDRYNGEPIYQTLGYWLTTPVSYVSRFDYPDPFVKGKDAIRVDYHFYTYQDYHSTAVYAAGASGGVINISSSALGQFDRNLGAYYLMSIGPMATEVKTTELFWTQYDPSNGCVSEGSIFVSQKHTDPVVYDMSGTSILR